One Roseimaritima multifibrata DNA window includes the following coding sequences:
- a CDS encoding VWA domain-containing protein — protein sequence MTLLNRDFRVKVFKAFPSVSGNLLLGVCFALIVGASAVGQESQREHEILARQLTGRNEILRQQTLARLAANPEIVVQSLPTLIKTAEAEIEELGPDDSVPQYADRLLYVVGTAGEPDGDRMLVEMLDHENYRVAMIAADSLGQNGRQDTIEFLKKQVDRPAFSSHYGFRFNLVRALSLMHHPDAVEFLTQLEAELEGQLEYEVGLVLAEVTEEHFAGEKERYERWKATRKTKAVVQYASYESQPDLQEELQPDLQGNLQPNLLGELQPKLQGELQPEQPMPNQKLQRHYGIDIHAKRILFVIDRSSSMRKNAGELTRLELAKIELSKVIEEMPSDNEFGLAFFEEGVLEWQEHLVPATQGNKDAAMELVRRLGYGRRTNSYGALRESLVFDDQLEIVFFLSDGRPTCGQIIRPRWIVDDIIERNRLRHIKFNTIGISVSGESEYFLRSLAERSNGEFRKVN from the coding sequence ATGACACTTCTGAATCGTGATTTTCGGGTTAAGGTTTTTAAGGCGTTTCCCAGCGTGAGCGGGAATTTGCTACTGGGCGTTTGCTTTGCGTTGATCGTCGGCGCGTCTGCGGTGGGGCAGGAGAGCCAGCGCGAACATGAAATCTTGGCACGTCAGTTGACGGGACGAAACGAGATACTTCGTCAGCAAACCTTGGCTCGGTTGGCCGCTAATCCTGAAATCGTGGTTCAGTCTCTGCCAACCTTGATCAAGACCGCAGAAGCCGAAATCGAAGAGCTCGGCCCCGACGATTCCGTGCCGCAGTATGCGGATAGATTGTTGTACGTTGTCGGTACGGCGGGCGAACCCGATGGGGATCGCATGTTGGTCGAAATGCTAGATCATGAAAATTACCGCGTCGCCATGATTGCCGCGGATTCGCTGGGGCAAAATGGCCGCCAAGACACGATTGAATTTCTGAAAAAACAGGTCGATCGTCCCGCCTTCAGTTCGCACTACGGATTTCGCTTTAATTTGGTTCGTGCCCTGTCATTGATGCATCATCCTGATGCAGTGGAGTTCCTGACCCAATTGGAGGCCGAATTAGAAGGTCAGCTTGAATATGAAGTTGGGTTGGTTTTGGCGGAAGTCACCGAAGAACATTTCGCTGGCGAAAAGGAACGGTACGAACGTTGGAAAGCAACGAGGAAAACAAAAGCCGTTGTTCAATACGCCAGTTACGAGTCGCAACCTGATCTGCAGGAAGAACTGCAACCTGATCTGCAAGGAAACCTGCAACCGAATCTGCTGGGAGAATTACAGCCTAAGCTGCAAGGAGAACTGCAGCCTGAGCAGCCGATGCCAAATCAGAAGCTACAAAGGCACTATGGCATTGACATCCATGCGAAGCGAATTCTGTTTGTGATTGATCGCTCAAGTAGTATGCGTAAGAACGCGGGCGAACTGACTAGGTTGGAGCTGGCCAAGATTGAACTTTCGAAAGTGATCGAAGAGATGCCAAGCGACAATGAGTTTGGGCTTGCCTTTTTTGAGGAAGGTGTTCTGGAGTGGCAAGAGCACTTGGTGCCAGCGACTCAGGGAAATAAAGATGCAGCGATGGAACTCGTGCGTCGGCTCGGCTATGGCAGACGTACCAACTCCTATGGTGCACTTCGTGAATCTCTGGTTTTTGATGACCAGCTGGAGATTGTGTTCTTTCTTTCCGATGGGCGTCCTACGTGCGGACAAATCATACGGCCAAGATGGATTGTTGATGACATCATTGAGCGTAATCGACTGCGGCACATTAAATTCAACACGATTGGAATCTCGGTTTCCGGAGAATCAGAGTACTTTTTAAGGTCACTCGCTGAACGATCCAATGGCGAATTCCGCAAGGTCAACTAG
- a CDS encoding MgtC/SapB family protein codes for MNPIDLQSFTTVAIAAFLGAMIGIEREIRGKPAGIRTHIFVCAGSALMMILGQEIIDQFQKHEPDSVLSSDPIRVLQAIVVGISFLGAGTIVHDSREGVEGLTTAATIYLTAGIGVATTVDRVGLAVAVTLFAVSVLVIVGFIERQVEQWHKRRSKAKPN; via the coding sequence ATGAACCCCATCGACCTTCAAAGTTTTACCACGGTCGCAATCGCAGCCTTCCTCGGAGCGATGATTGGAATCGAACGCGAGATTCGCGGGAAGCCAGCAGGGATCCGCACTCACATTTTTGTTTGTGCCGGTTCAGCATTGATGATGATCCTCGGCCAGGAAATCATCGATCAGTTCCAAAAGCATGAACCAGATTCGGTCCTCAGTTCCGATCCGATCCGTGTCTTGCAAGCGATCGTCGTGGGGATCAGCTTTCTTGGAGCCGGAACAATCGTGCATGATTCCCGAGAAGGCGTAGAAGGTCTAACGACAGCAGCGACGATCTACCTGACCGCAGGAATCGGAGTCGCCACCACCGTCGACCGCGTCGGTTTAGCAGTCGCCGTCACCCTCTTCGCAGTCAGCGTCCTAGTAATCGTAGGCTTCATCGAACGACAAGTAGAACAATGGCACAAGCGACGATCCAAAGCCAAACCCAACTAA
- a CDS encoding type 1 glutamine amidotransferase domain-containing protein, with the protein MSNSLKTKKIAFLATDGFEQVELTKPWEAVKAAGAEVVLVSPKKGKIQGMNHDEKGDRFKVDQCVDSVSAEEFDGLVLPGGVANPDALRMCEDSVSFVRDFFKQHKPVAAICHGLWTLIEADVVRGRRVTSWPSLKTDLKNAGAEWVDEECVCDEGLVTSRNPDDLPAFCKKAIEEFAEGKHANQTA; encoded by the coding sequence ATGAGTAATTCACTAAAAACGAAGAAGATTGCATTTTTGGCTACCGACGGTTTTGAACAGGTTGAACTGACAAAGCCTTGGGAAGCCGTAAAGGCTGCCGGGGCTGAAGTTGTTTTAGTTTCTCCAAAGAAGGGAAAGATCCAAGGGATGAACCATGATGAGAAAGGGGATCGATTCAAGGTCGACCAATGCGTTGATAGCGTCTCTGCTGAAGAGTTCGATGGGCTGGTGCTGCCCGGCGGCGTTGCCAATCCTGACGCACTTCGGATGTGCGAAGATTCTGTCAGTTTCGTTCGCGACTTTTTTAAGCAACATAAACCGGTCGCCGCGATCTGCCATGGTCTGTGGACTTTGATCGAAGCCGATGTGGTTCGTGGACGTCGGGTTACTTCTTGGCCAAGCCTGAAAACCGATCTGAAAAATGCGGGAGCCGAATGGGTTGACGAAGAATGTGTCTGTGATGAAGGCTTGGTGACCAGCCGCAACCCCGACGACTTGCCTGCTTTCTGTAAAAAAGCGATCGAAGAGTTCGCTGAAGGCAAACACGCAAATCAGACTGCCTAG
- a CDS encoding ABC transporter ATP-binding protein — protein MIELYGFGKDYGDFTAVQNLDLKIEQGETFGFIGPNGAGKSTTIRFLATLLKPTRGGGSVAGHSVTGDPVAVRQAIGYMPDNFGVYDGMKVWEFLDFFAVAYRISRSQRKQIISEVLELLDLTHKRDDFVNGLSRGMKQRLCLAKTLVHDPPILILDEPASGLDPRARVEVKALLKELRAMGKTILISSHILTELADCCSSIGILERGQLLMHGPIGDVYRKIRRNRIVEIQFIGSQDAGLSILRSCSALQSLEVEPTRVVAELATDDEGLAALLEQLIKEGVRMKSFNDKDPTLEDVFMTVTKGLVS, from the coding sequence ATGATTGAACTGTATGGATTTGGGAAAGACTATGGTGATTTCACAGCGGTTCAAAACCTGGATTTAAAAATCGAGCAAGGAGAAACGTTTGGCTTCATCGGGCCAAATGGCGCGGGCAAAAGCACGACCATTCGTTTCCTAGCAACTCTTTTAAAACCGACACGCGGCGGCGGAAGCGTGGCCGGGCATAGCGTGACAGGCGATCCGGTCGCGGTCCGCCAAGCGATCGGATACATGCCGGACAACTTCGGCGTCTACGACGGAATGAAGGTTTGGGAATTCCTCGATTTCTTCGCGGTCGCCTACCGCATCAGCCGCTCGCAAAGAAAACAGATCATTTCCGAAGTACTGGAACTGTTGGATTTGACTCACAAACGTGACGATTTTGTAAACGGTCTGTCGCGGGGAATGAAACAAAGGTTGTGCTTGGCTAAAACCTTGGTGCACGACCCACCGATTTTGATTCTTGATGAACCCGCCAGCGGCCTGGACCCTCGAGCACGTGTCGAAGTGAAGGCGTTGCTAAAAGAACTGCGGGCGATGGGAAAAACCATCCTGATCAGCAGCCACATCCTGACCGAGCTAGCCGACTGCTGTAGCTCGATCGGAATTCTCGAACGCGGACAGTTATTGATGCATGGCCCGATCGGCGATGTCTACCGCAAGATTCGCCGTAACCGAATTGTCGAAATTCAATTCATCGGCAGCCAGGACGCGGGTTTGTCCATTCTACGCAGCTGCAGTGCGCTGCAGTCGCTGGAAGTCGAACCGACTCGAGTGGTTGCGGAACTAGCGACCGATGACGAGGGCCTGGCTGCCTTGCTTGAGCAATTGATCAAAGAAGGTGTCCGCATGAAATCATTCAACGACAAAGACCCCACGCTGGAAGATGTTTTCATGACCGTCACGAAGGGGCTGGTAAGCTAG
- a CDS encoding FKBP-type peptidyl-prolyl cis-trans isomerase produces the protein MKTWLPWFLLSLLCVVAGCRSTASPSPPNSSELAVSDSTPAKRKSISFVDRPELQVGAGPMDAEFPSEFAKTDSGLRYRVLRKTEGEKPTASSTVTVNYRGWLNNGKVFDSSYEKGKPITFPLQNVIAGWTEGMQLVGEGGMIELWVPSRLAYGESGSPGSIPPHSNLHFIVELVKVD, from the coding sequence ATGAAGACTTGGTTGCCATGGTTTCTTTTAAGCCTCCTCTGCGTTGTTGCGGGGTGTCGCTCCACTGCGTCGCCCAGCCCGCCCAATTCTTCCGAACTGGCCGTTTCGGATTCCACGCCAGCGAAACGGAAATCCATTTCGTTTGTCGACAGGCCTGAACTTCAGGTTGGAGCGGGGCCCATGGATGCGGAATTCCCGTCGGAGTTCGCAAAGACCGATTCTGGCCTGCGTTATCGGGTGCTGCGAAAAACGGAAGGGGAAAAACCGACGGCTAGTAGCACGGTGACCGTTAACTATCGCGGCTGGCTGAATAATGGAAAAGTGTTCGACAGCTCTTATGAGAAAGGCAAGCCAATAACCTTTCCTCTGCAAAATGTCATCGCCGGCTGGACGGAAGGAATGCAGCTCGTCGGTGAGGGCGGAATGATCGAACTCTGGGTACCCTCACGTCTAGCCTACGGCGAAAGCGGTTCCCCCGGATCCATTCCTCCTCACTCAAACCTCCACTTCATCGTCGAACTAGTGAAAGTCGACTAG
- a CDS encoding CHASE domain-containing protein has product MRNFNAHATSKIRTKLEKTGTLRWFHWLVVALSLGLTFFAWNLARKQQNERAALQFDREADQTVDLILERMAKYEEALWGGVAFLRTVDGNIDHDLWNRYAEALRIEQKYPGINGIGVIASLKGDQVDTFLRDQQTDRPSFAIHPPPNPDESFPILAISPLTGNEKAIGLDMAHETNRIATARKALATGTAQVTGPIVLVQDELQTPGFLFYAPFQANGPKQKSKSEFDGLVFAPFVFHELMEGVLDKTRRHVSIRIGDGSDKLYDELVDDEADFDADPLIKKQYSVDVYGRTWLFDVWSSKSFRESVDSTQANSILVGGLIINSMLVFLFSMISRGARKSLQFADTLTADLESFGLAARVNKIGVFDYDPKSGVLKWNDAMFDIYGQKSSGFVQSYASWATCVHPDDLPPTEEKLRASLAEGDSYESEFRVIHPDGTIRHLNAKGVIFRDAEGKASRLLGANTDITRRKLATDELAATQRMQAAIQEAAGVSMIATDTEGLILMYNTTAETMLGYTKEEIVLRETPALMHDPDEVVARAAELSVELGRVVEPGFEVFIAKAIMGESEQREWTYIRKDGSKVPVLLTVTAIRNDDNQISGFLGIAADITERKKAVLEIQNANNCLIRSNEELAQFAYVASHDLQEPLRKVTSFCELLKEDCGDQLNEDGLTYMSYIIDGAGRMRALIQDLLDYSRVDNDLRRTSEVDVQKTVSFAIDNLSEAITETEAEITFDHLPVIQAHPRQMAQLFENLIGNAIKYHGNEKPRVRIGGEVIDHRCRFWVEDNGIGIAPQYRDQIFGIFKRLHGQSEYKGTGIGLAVCKRIVDHLDGKIWVEESAMGGCRFQFEFMEPNSDEEVQTGDLELAAH; this is encoded by the coding sequence ATGAGAAATTTCAATGCACACGCAACCAGCAAAATCCGCACGAAACTTGAAAAGACAGGGACGCTGCGATGGTTCCACTGGCTTGTCGTTGCACTCTCTCTCGGCCTTACCTTCTTTGCCTGGAACCTAGCACGCAAGCAACAGAACGAACGCGCGGCCCTTCAGTTCGACCGGGAAGCCGACCAGACTGTCGATTTGATTTTGGAACGGATGGCCAAATACGAAGAAGCCCTGTGGGGAGGAGTCGCCTTCCTGAGAACCGTGGATGGGAATATCGACCACGATCTGTGGAATCGATACGCCGAAGCGTTACGGATTGAGCAAAAATACCCTGGCATCAATGGGATCGGAGTGATCGCGTCTCTCAAAGGCGATCAAGTCGACACCTTCCTCCGGGATCAACAAACGGACCGCCCAAGCTTCGCGATTCACCCACCCCCCAATCCTGACGAATCCTTTCCGATTTTGGCCATCTCGCCATTAACAGGAAACGAGAAGGCGATCGGTTTGGACATGGCTCACGAAACCAATCGAATTGCCACAGCACGCAAAGCACTCGCAACGGGCACCGCTCAAGTGACGGGACCGATCGTCCTGGTTCAAGACGAATTGCAGACGCCCGGATTCCTTTTCTATGCACCGTTCCAGGCGAATGGACCTAAGCAGAAGAGCAAATCCGAATTTGATGGACTTGTCTTTGCACCCTTCGTATTTCACGAGTTGATGGAAGGCGTGCTGGACAAGACTCGACGTCATGTAAGTATCCGCATCGGCGATGGTTCCGACAAATTGTATGACGAACTTGTCGACGACGAAGCGGATTTCGATGCGGATCCGCTTATCAAAAAACAGTACAGCGTTGACGTCTATGGGCGGACGTGGTTGTTCGACGTATGGAGCTCCAAGTCGTTCCGCGAAAGCGTTGATTCGACTCAAGCCAACTCCATCCTCGTGGGCGGATTGATCATCAACAGCATGCTGGTCTTCCTCTTTTCAATGATTTCCCGCGGTGCGAGAAAATCACTTCAATTCGCGGACACCTTAACGGCAGACTTGGAAAGCTTTGGCCTTGCTGCACGCGTTAACAAAATCGGCGTTTTCGACTATGACCCTAAATCGGGTGTATTGAAGTGGAACGATGCGATGTTTGACATCTACGGCCAAAAAAGCTCGGGATTCGTTCAATCGTACGCTTCGTGGGCAACTTGCGTTCACCCCGACGACCTTCCACCGACGGAGGAAAAGTTGCGAGCATCCTTGGCCGAAGGTGATTCGTACGAAAGTGAATTTCGAGTCATTCATCCCGACGGGACCATTCGACATCTTAACGCGAAGGGAGTTATTTTTCGCGACGCGGAGGGCAAGGCAAGCCGTCTGCTAGGCGCCAATACCGATATCACTCGGCGCAAACTTGCGACGGATGAACTCGCTGCCACTCAGCGAATGCAGGCAGCGATTCAAGAGGCGGCCGGGGTATCCATGATTGCCACGGATACGGAGGGCTTAATCTTGATGTACAACACCACAGCGGAAACGATGTTGGGCTACACCAAGGAAGAAATAGTCCTACGTGAAACCCCAGCTTTGATGCACGATCCGGACGAAGTAGTAGCACGTGCAGCGGAATTAAGCGTTGAACTTGGGCGAGTCGTTGAGCCTGGTTTTGAAGTATTTATCGCCAAAGCGATCATGGGCGAATCCGAACAACGAGAGTGGACGTACATCCGAAAAGACGGAAGCAAAGTCCCAGTCCTCCTCACCGTGACCGCCATTCGCAACGATGACAATCAGATCTCCGGATTCCTGGGGATTGCGGCCGATATCACCGAGCGGAAAAAGGCGGTTCTTGAAATTCAAAACGCCAATAACTGTCTTATCCGCAGCAACGAGGAACTCGCTCAGTTCGCTTACGTCGCTTCTCACGACCTGCAAGAACCGCTGCGAAAGGTCACCTCTTTCTGTGAACTTCTGAAAGAAGACTGCGGTGATCAGCTGAACGAAGACGGGTTGACCTATATGAGCTACATCATCGACGGCGCCGGGCGGATGCGAGCACTGATTCAAGACTTATTAGATTATTCACGTGTGGACAATGACTTGCGTCGCACAAGTGAAGTGGACGTACAAAAGACGGTTTCCTTTGCGATCGACAACCTTTCCGAAGCGATCACGGAAACGGAGGCAGAAATCACTTTTGACCACCTGCCTGTCATCCAAGCTCATCCGCGTCAGATGGCGCAACTTTTTGAAAACCTAATTGGGAATGCCATCAAGTATCACGGCAACGAAAAACCGCGGGTTCGTATCGGTGGAGAGGTCATCGATCATCGCTGCAGGTTCTGGGTCGAAGATAACGGGATCGGGATTGCACCGCAGTATCGAGACCAAATCTTTGGCATTTTCAAACGACTGCACGGCCAATCGGAGTACAAGGGTACTGGGATTGGACTTGCCGTCTGCAAACGAATCGTCGATCACCTTGACGGAAAGATCTGGGTGGAAGAGTCCGCCATGGGGGGATGTCGCTTCCAGTTTGAATTCATGGAACCGAACTCGGATGAAGAGGTCCAAACCGGCGACCTGGAACTCGCCGCACACTAA
- a CDS encoding zinc-binding metallopeptidase family protein, producing MKPTRRSLTHFLHLLRALVREPSVVGMEDAFFRVLRRELEEFPVTVTRYQGLLVAQGDDPESNYLSAHVDRHGLVCTGPREFQYAAFIAGNRGELNGDSISEQFMTIIAGRFRGQRVQAHAPYAGTYLGQGTINESYICPRRKNLIFDIDGLDFLQPGTPISFVDRLKENDGQISAQLDNVISVAMLIEMIRLGFRGTAFFSAGEECGRSYRYVAEWFQRFDLKTRRLIVLDTSPFPTTNDLSVQNVVLRNRDSVADFDPSITNELKLACDQTKISYRFKDEYVVEMNKSREKQSSIGRTELGRLIEASGGEITGTTLQLPTSSYHTQTETANLSSVHAVLCLLRVITGVA from the coding sequence ATGAAACCAACCAGACGCTCGCTTACCCATTTCCTGCACCTCCTACGAGCGCTCGTTCGTGAACCGTCCGTCGTCGGGATGGAGGATGCTTTCTTTCGTGTGCTGCGACGTGAACTGGAAGAGTTCCCTGTCACGGTCACACGCTATCAGGGTTTGCTAGTTGCCCAGGGTGACGATCCAGAGAGCAACTACCTATCAGCCCACGTTGACCGCCACGGACTGGTTTGCACCGGCCCGCGTGAATTCCAGTATGCGGCTTTCATCGCTGGCAATCGTGGTGAATTGAACGGTGATTCCATCTCCGAACAATTCATGACAATCATCGCTGGCCGGTTTCGCGGGCAACGGGTGCAAGCTCACGCACCTTATGCAGGAACGTACTTAGGTCAAGGCACGATTAACGAATCCTACATCTGCCCGCGTCGCAAGAACCTGATCTTTGACATCGATGGCCTTGATTTTCTTCAGCCCGGTACGCCGATTTCTTTCGTGGATCGCCTGAAAGAAAATGATGGACAAATCTCTGCCCAACTGGACAACGTGATCTCGGTTGCCATGCTGATCGAAATGATCCGCCTCGGCTTTCGAGGAACGGCGTTCTTTTCCGCAGGCGAAGAATGCGGTCGAAGTTATCGTTACGTCGCGGAGTGGTTTCAGCGGTTCGATCTAAAAACGCGACGCCTGATCGTGCTGGACACAAGCCCCTTCCCGACGACGAATGATCTCAGCGTTCAAAACGTGGTGCTACGAAATCGTGATTCGGTCGCTGACTTTGATCCCTCCATCACCAACGAATTGAAGCTAGCCTGCGATCAAACGAAGATTTCGTATCGTTTCAAGGATGAATACGTTGTTGAAATGAACAAAAGCCGCGAAAAGCAAAGCTCGATTGGACGAACCGAACTGGGGCGTTTGATCGAAGCGAGTGGAGGTGAAATCACCGGCACGACACTGCAGTTACCGACATCTTCCTATCACACCCAGACCGAAACCGCGAACCTGTCCAGCGTGCATGCGGTGCTCTGCTTGCTGCGCGTCATCACCGGCGTTGCCTGA
- a CDS encoding M13 family metallopeptidase has protein sequence MICFRLFTAALIAPLIFGAVNALHAQQGEENTLQSGIDQTLFSEKVKPGDDFYEYANQGWLETTKIPGDRSDYGVFSILDDATKDQVRTLIETAADTTSAKPGSKTQKVGDLFNSFLDLKRRDALGIEPIQPLLDEIASIDSLDSLATTIANLERAGVGHFFGGYVSVDARDSDSYTVYLTQSGLTLPDRDYYLSDEPRYVQMRKALVEYAADLLSRNHAENPQETAEQILDLETAIAEAHWTKVENRDPVKTYNKKDAAQMAELLSIWDAYAKATGFDKSDAFIVRQPSYFKAANELLKDEPLAKWKAYLAFKTIDAYASYLTESLEKRHFDFHATAITGVNEQKPMWRRSVELTGSVLGELVGQLYVEKHFQASAKKRMGELVDNLKVAFEERINDLDWMGKGTKKQAREKLSQFSTKIGYPDKWKDYSSLSISKDLAENLLASAQFEHQRMLDKLGQPIDRTEWHMTPQTINAYYNPTMNEIVFPAAILQPPFFNMAADDAVNYGGIGAVIGHELSHGFDDKGSQYDGHGNLRDWWTEEDREVFDKRTAGLVKQYNQYKPLKDMHVNGELTLGENIGDLGGLNVAHHAYRLSLKGKPAPVIDGLTGDQRFFLGWSQAWRRLYREAELRRRLMVDPHSPSRYRVNGIVSNMDAFYEAFGIDENSEMYISPEKRVRIW, from the coding sequence ATGATTTGTTTTCGACTATTCACCGCAGCCCTTATAGCTCCTCTGATCTTTGGAGCGGTAAATGCACTGCATGCCCAGCAAGGTGAAGAAAACACCTTGCAGTCAGGGATTGATCAGACGCTGTTTAGCGAGAAAGTCAAACCAGGGGACGATTTCTATGAATATGCCAACCAGGGCTGGCTGGAGACGACAAAAATCCCTGGAGACCGCTCCGACTACGGAGTCTTTTCGATCCTCGATGACGCGACGAAGGATCAGGTTCGCACCCTGATCGAAACGGCAGCCGACACCACGTCAGCCAAGCCGGGTTCGAAGACTCAAAAGGTTGGCGACCTATTCAATTCATTCCTCGATTTGAAACGTCGCGATGCCCTTGGAATCGAACCGATCCAACCGCTGCTGGACGAGATCGCTTCCATCGATTCGCTGGACTCGCTGGCGACAACGATCGCGAACCTGGAGCGTGCGGGAGTTGGCCATTTCTTCGGCGGCTATGTGTCGGTCGATGCCCGTGACAGCGATTCCTACACGGTCTATTTAACGCAGTCGGGGCTGACGCTACCCGATCGCGACTACTACCTAAGTGACGAACCGCGTTACGTGCAAATGCGAAAAGCATTGGTCGAATACGCTGCCGACCTCCTCAGCCGCAATCACGCAGAAAACCCGCAAGAAACGGCAGAGCAAATCCTGGATTTGGAAACCGCGATCGCCGAGGCTCACTGGACCAAGGTTGAAAATCGTGATCCAGTGAAAACGTACAACAAAAAAGATGCCGCGCAGATGGCGGAACTGCTATCGATCTGGGATGCCTATGCGAAAGCGACCGGGTTCGACAAATCGGATGCGTTTATTGTTCGCCAACCAAGCTATTTCAAAGCTGCCAACGAACTTCTTAAAGACGAACCGCTAGCCAAATGGAAAGCGTATCTAGCCTTTAAGACGATCGACGCCTACGCATCCTATTTAACCGAAAGTCTCGAAAAGCGCCATTTCGATTTTCACGCGACGGCCATTACCGGCGTCAACGAACAAAAACCGATGTGGCGTCGAAGCGTTGAACTGACCGGCAGCGTCTTGGGCGAACTGGTTGGACAGCTTTACGTGGAAAAACATTTCCAAGCCTCCGCCAAGAAACGAATGGGCGAATTGGTCGACAACTTGAAAGTTGCGTTTGAAGAGCGAATCAACGACTTGGACTGGATGGGGAAGGGAACCAAAAAACAGGCCCGCGAAAAACTCTCGCAGTTCAGCACCAAGATCGGCTATCCCGACAAGTGGAAGGACTACAGTTCTCTGTCGATCAGCAAAGACTTGGCAGAAAACCTACTCGCGTCCGCTCAGTTTGAGCATCAACGCATGCTGGACAAATTGGGCCAACCGATCGACCGCACCGAGTGGCACATGACGCCGCAGACGATCAACGCCTACTACAATCCGACGATGAACGAAATCGTCTTTCCCGCAGCGATCCTGCAACCTCCGTTCTTCAACATGGCAGCCGACGATGCGGTTAACTATGGCGGCATCGGAGCGGTCATCGGTCACGAACTAAGCCACGGATTCGACGACAAGGGAAGCCAGTACGACGGCCACGGCAACCTCCGAGACTGGTGGACCGAAGAGGACCGCGAGGTCTTTGACAAACGGACCGCGGGGCTTGTGAAGCAATACAACCAGTACAAACCGCTGAAAGACATGCATGTGAACGGCGAGCTGACCCTAGGCGAAAACATCGGCGACCTTGGGGGGCTGAACGTTGCTCACCACGCTTACCGCTTGTCTCTCAAAGGGAAACCGGCTCCCGTGATCGATGGGCTGACCGGCGACCAGCGATTCTTCTTAGGATGGTCCCAGGCCTGGCGTCGGCTCTACCGCGAAGCGGAACTACGGCGTCGTTTAATGGTCGACCCCCATTCGCCAAGCCGCTACCGGGTGAACGGGATTGTCAGCAATATGGACGCGTTTTATGAAGCGTTCGGAATCGACGAAAATAGCGAGATGTATATTTCTCCGGAAAAACGAGTTCGCATCTGGTAG
- a CDS encoding response regulator yields the protein MSSTIVSTDKPIHRVVLVDDDSTDNFLHKRVLEKSGLVEEVIAFEQPEMALDYLASIEHPIDVICLDINMPKMNGFEFLEAYQKLEIAKKQLPLVVILSTSVTAESIACKQGISSVVAAETKPLRRETVEQLVIEYFNGASSIAQS from the coding sequence ATGTCCTCCACCATCGTATCTACTGACAAACCAATTCACCGCGTCGTGTTAGTGGACGACGACAGCACGGATAATTTCCTTCACAAACGCGTGCTGGAAAAATCAGGGCTGGTCGAAGAAGTGATTGCCTTCGAACAACCCGAGATGGCATTGGATTATCTAGCGTCGATTGAGCACCCAATCGACGTAATTTGCCTTGACATTAACATGCCCAAGATGAATGGCTTCGAATTTCTGGAAGCCTATCAAAAGCTGGAAATCGCGAAAAAACAACTGCCGCTGGTTGTGATCCTGTCAACATCCGTCACGGCCGAATCGATCGCGTGCAAACAAGGTATTTCATCTGTCGTTGCAGCGGAAACGAAACCACTGCGGCGGGAAACCGTCGAGCAATTAGTTATCGAATACTTCAACGGTGCCTCCTCAATCGCGCAGTCATGA
- a CDS encoding DUF6793 family protein: protein MQNLLELPPMPLYEIETNAHIIITWADNEDAAKLVVDDAYPGDDVLRMTKRPRDSWVISKGALGLSTPAIDPCGVARDCLAKSAGDKVHAIRLYRQETGSDLDTARKVIESNMVMGW, encoded by the coding sequence ATGCAAAATCTCTTGGAGCTGCCTCCGATGCCGCTATACGAAATCGAAACAAATGCCCACATCATCATTACCTGGGCAGACAACGAAGACGCTGCCAAATTAGTTGTCGATGATGCTTACCCGGGTGACGACGTTCTGCGGATGACCAAACGCCCTCGCGATAGCTGGGTGATCAGCAAGGGAGCGCTCGGCTTAAGCACCCCGGCGATCGACCCCTGTGGTGTCGCCCGAGACTGTTTGGCGAAGTCCGCAGGCGACAAAGTCCATGCAATCCGCCTGTACCGCCAAGAAACCGGTTCGGATCTCGATACCGCACGCAAGGTGATCGAATCCAATATGGTTATGGGCTGGTAG